Proteins encoded within one genomic window of Ammonifex degensii KC4:
- a CDS encoding pyridoxal-phosphate-dependent aminotransferase family protein: protein MKKETRLFIPGPTPVPPAVAEAMARPLIGHRTEDFARLYARLEERLRVVLGTKNDIVILTSSGTGGMEAAVANLVSPGDPVLALVTGKFGERFAELAKVYGGAVEVMEFGWGKAVDLEAVEEKLKARRFKVVLATHNETSTTVVNDIRGLGELTRRYGALLVVDAVSSAGGMEIRMDDWGVDVLVTASQKALMVPPGLAIVAASDAAWKAMEENKNPRYYLDLLAARKSKQKYNTPYTPAVSLFVGLDRALDLILAEGLEKVYRKHRLLARAVRAAIRALGLKLMIPDEYASPVVTGVWAPEGIEVDRLRKEIASRYGVLLAGGQGPLKGKIFRISHMGYVDAVDILGALGALELGLYRFGFKFKLGEGLAQAQAVLAEEGEE from the coding sequence ATGAAAAAAGAAACGCGCCTTTTTATTCCCGGCCCCACACCGGTGCCGCCGGCGGTGGCCGAGGCCATGGCCCGGCCCCTCATCGGGCATCGCACAGAAGATTTCGCCCGCCTCTACGCCCGTCTGGAGGAAAGGTTGCGGGTAGTCCTGGGGACCAAAAACGATATCGTCATTCTCACCTCTTCGGGTACCGGGGGGATGGAGGCAGCGGTGGCCAACCTAGTATCCCCCGGCGATCCCGTCCTGGCCCTGGTCACCGGTAAGTTCGGCGAGCGCTTCGCCGAGTTGGCTAAAGTTTACGGCGGAGCCGTGGAAGTGATGGAGTTCGGCTGGGGCAAGGCCGTAGACTTGGAAGCGGTGGAGGAGAAGCTTAAAGCGCGGCGCTTCAAAGTCGTCCTGGCTACCCATAACGAGACTTCTACCACCGTGGTCAACGACATCCGGGGCCTGGGGGAACTCACCCGGCGCTACGGCGCTTTACTGGTGGTTGACGCCGTATCGAGCGCCGGCGGCATGGAGATACGCATGGATGATTGGGGAGTGGACGTACTGGTCACTGCCTCCCAGAAGGCCCTGATGGTGCCCCCGGGCCTGGCCATCGTGGCGGCAAGTGACGCAGCCTGGAAGGCGATGGAGGAGAACAAGAACCCTCGCTATTATCTTGACCTTCTGGCAGCCCGCAAGTCCAAGCAGAAGTACAACACTCCTTATACCCCTGCCGTCTCCCTCTTTGTGGGGCTAGACCGGGCGCTTGATCTCATCTTGGCTGAAGGCTTGGAGAAGGTTTACCGGAAGCATCGGCTTTTGGCACGGGCGGTGAGGGCGGCAATAAGGGCTTTGGGGCTTAAACTCATGATACCTGACGAGTATGCCTCCCCGGTGGTTACCGGCGTATGGGCGCCGGAGGGCATAGAGGTAGACCGGTTGCGCAAGGAGATCGCCTCTCGCTACGGAGTGCTGCTAGCGGGGGGGCAGGGTCCGCTCAAGGGCAAGATCTTCCGTATATCCCACATGGGCTACGTGGATGCGGTGGACATCTTGGGGGCCTTGGGTGCACTGGAGCTGGGGCTTTACCGCTTCGGGTTTAAGTTTAAGCTGGGAGAGGGACTGGCCCAGGCCCAGGCCGTTTTGGCGGAGGAGGGAGAGGAGTAA
- the serA gene encoding phosphoglycerate dehydrogenase, which yields MYRVLVTDGVSPEGLKALTEAPDVEVDFRPTLNEEELKEIIGEYDALIVRSATKVTAAVLEKARRLKIIGRAGVGVDNIDVKAATAKGIIVANAPGGNTVAAAEHTIGLMLSLARNIPEACARTKSGVWDRKSFMGVELRGKVLGIIGLGRIGSEVAKRAQAMEMKIIAYDPYIPEERARDLRVKLVPLDTLLQEADFITIHIPLSKETYHLIDREAFVKMKPGVRLINCARGGIVDEEALYEALKEGKVAGAALDVFEKEPVTSHPLFSLPNVVVTPHLGASTVEAQLAVAEVIAQEVLTALRGGFVRHAVNLPYLRPEVLPVVGPFLPLAEKLGLFAAQLVSGRINQVEVNYSGEIARYDTSLLNTAVLKGVLSVALQDTINYVNAPEVAKQRGIKVKETKQEREEEYVNLISVKVEAPEGEHTVAGTLVRGKEPRVVEIDGYRVDAVPEGYVLFIPHLDRPRIIGRIGTLIGAHDINIAAMQVGRKEIGGKAIMLLSVDSPVPEETLREIAKVENVLDVKMLYL from the coding sequence ATGTACCGGGTGCTGGTAACCGACGGCGTATCTCCCGAAGGGCTAAAAGCTTTAACGGAAGCGCCGGATGTGGAAGTAGATTTTCGCCCCACTCTCAATGAGGAAGAACTCAAGGAGATCATTGGGGAATACGACGCCTTGATCGTGCGCAGTGCCACCAAAGTGACGGCGGCGGTGCTGGAGAAGGCTAGGCGGCTTAAGATCATAGGCCGGGCTGGCGTGGGAGTGGACAACATCGATGTCAAGGCAGCTACGGCCAAAGGGATCATTGTGGCCAACGCCCCCGGCGGGAACACCGTGGCGGCAGCCGAGCACACCATCGGGCTTATGCTAAGCCTGGCCCGCAATATACCCGAAGCTTGCGCCCGCACCAAGTCGGGAGTTTGGGATCGCAAGTCCTTTATGGGGGTGGAATTGCGGGGCAAGGTTCTAGGAATAATTGGTCTGGGCCGCATAGGTTCGGAGGTGGCCAAGCGGGCGCAGGCCATGGAGATGAAGATCATCGCCTACGATCCCTACATCCCCGAGGAGCGGGCACGGGACCTGCGGGTGAAGCTCGTGCCCTTGGACACCCTGCTCCAAGAAGCGGACTTCATCACCATCCACATTCCTCTCAGCAAGGAGACTTATCATTTGATCGACCGCGAGGCCTTTGTCAAGATGAAGCCCGGCGTGCGCCTTATTAACTGCGCCCGGGGTGGGATCGTGGACGAGGAGGCCCTTTACGAGGCTTTGAAGGAAGGTAAAGTGGCCGGTGCGGCGCTCGACGTCTTCGAGAAGGAGCCCGTCACCTCACACCCCCTCTTCTCCCTGCCCAACGTAGTGGTGACCCCTCACCTGGGTGCTTCCACGGTGGAGGCCCAGCTGGCGGTGGCCGAGGTCATCGCCCAAGAGGTGCTCACCGCCCTGCGCGGGGGTTTTGTGCGCCACGCCGTCAACCTTCCCTATCTGCGGCCGGAGGTTCTCCCCGTCGTCGGCCCCTTCCTCCCGCTGGCGGAGAAGCTGGGTCTTTTTGCTGCCCAGTTGGTGAGCGGCCGGATAAACCAGGTGGAGGTCAACTACTCGGGAGAGATCGCCCGCTACGACACCAGCCTGCTCAACACCGCGGTACTCAAAGGGGTGCTGAGCGTGGCTTTGCAGGACACCATAAACTACGTCAATGCCCCAGAGGTGGCCAAGCAGCGAGGCATTAAGGTGAAGGAGACCAAGCAGGAGCGGGAAGAAGAGTACGTCAATCTCATAAGTGTCAAAGTGGAGGCTCCGGAGGGGGAGCACACCGTGGCCGGCACCCTGGTGCGGGGCAAGGAGCCGCGGGTGGTGGAGATAGATGGGTACCGCGTGGACGCTGTGCCCGAGGGGTACGTCCTCTTTATCCCGCACCTCGACCGGCCCCGCATCATAGGGCGCATAGGAACCCTCATCGGGGCCCACGACATCAACATCGCCGCCATGCAGGTGGGGCGTAAGGAAATAGGGGGCAAGGCCATTATGCTCCTCTCGGTGGATAGCCCGGTGCCGGAGGAGACCTTGCGTGAGATCGCCAAGGTGGAGAACGTGCTGGACGTGAAGATGCTCTACCTTTAA
- the serS gene encoding serine--tRNA ligase produces the protein MLDLKFIRRQPEVVKEALRRRGYPENLVDELLAVDARWREKLTYLQELRSEHNRVSEEIARRKQAGDEAVELIAAMRELSDRIEDLAKEVGALERELQERLLEIPNIPHPSVPYGEDAEDNVEVRRWGEPRRFSFPPRPHWEIGEITGVLDFARGVKVAGTRFVFYRGLGAALERALINFMLDLHTREHGYEEVFPPFLVNRESMVGTGQLPKFAEDMFKVEGEDFYLIPTAEVPVTNLHREEILDGGQLPLKYVAYSACFRAEAGAAGRETRGLIRQHQFNKVELVKFCRPEQSEEELEKLVADAEEVLKRLGLPYRVVVLCTGDLGFAAAKTYDIEVWLPSYGAYKEISSCSNFGDFQARRANIRYRPHPKAKAAFVHTLNGSGLAVGRTVAAILENYQEEDGSVVIPPALRPYMGGVERIPAQK, from the coding sequence GTGCTGGACCTCAAGTTCATTCGCCGACAGCCGGAAGTGGTGAAGGAGGCTTTGCGCCGCCGGGGCTACCCGGAGAATCTGGTGGACGAGCTTTTGGCGGTGGATGCCCGCTGGCGGGAGAAGCTCACCTACCTGCAAGAGCTCCGCAGCGAGCACAACCGGGTGTCGGAAGAAATAGCGCGGCGCAAGCAAGCCGGGGACGAGGCCGTGGAGCTTATAGCCGCCATGCGGGAGCTGAGTGACCGCATTGAGGATCTGGCAAAGGAAGTAGGAGCGCTGGAGCGGGAGCTCCAGGAACGTCTGCTGGAAATCCCTAACATTCCTCACCCTTCCGTTCCCTACGGCGAGGACGCTGAGGACAACGTCGAGGTCAGGCGCTGGGGGGAGCCGCGCCGCTTCTCCTTCCCTCCACGCCCTCACTGGGAGATAGGCGAAATCACCGGGGTGCTCGACTTTGCCCGGGGCGTAAAGGTAGCTGGGACGCGCTTCGTCTTCTACCGCGGGCTGGGTGCGGCTCTGGAGCGGGCGCTCATCAACTTCATGCTCGATCTGCACACGCGCGAGCACGGCTATGAGGAGGTCTTTCCTCCCTTCCTGGTTAACCGGGAGAGCATGGTGGGAACGGGACAGCTGCCCAAGTTTGCCGAGGACATGTTCAAGGTGGAGGGGGAGGATTTCTACCTCATCCCTACCGCTGAGGTACCGGTGACCAACCTGCACCGGGAGGAAATTCTGGACGGGGGCCAGTTGCCCCTCAAATATGTGGCCTACAGTGCCTGCTTCCGGGCTGAGGCGGGAGCGGCGGGACGGGAGACCCGGGGGCTCATCCGCCAGCACCAGTTCAATAAGGTGGAGTTGGTGAAGTTTTGCCGCCCGGAGCAGTCGGAGGAAGAGCTAGAGAAGCTGGTGGCAGATGCCGAGGAAGTGCTGAAGCGCCTGGGACTTCCTTACCGGGTGGTGGTGCTCTGTACCGGTGATCTGGGCTTTGCTGCGGCCAAGACTTATGATATCGAGGTGTGGCTGCCTAGCTACGGCGCCTATAAGGAGATCTCTTCCTGCTCTAACTTCGGCGACTTCCAGGCGCGGCGGGCCAATATCCGCTACCGCCCCCACCCCAAGGCTAAAGCCGCTTTTGTCCACACTCTAAACGGTTCTGGCCTGGCGGTGGGGCGTACGGTGGCCGCTATCCTGGAGAACTACCAGGAGGAAGACGGCTCGGTCGTTATTCCCCCCGCGTTGCGTCCCTACATGGGTGGGGTGGAGCGCATCCCGGCTCAAAAGTAA
- a CDS encoding tyrosine-type recombinase/integrase — protein MRGSIRKRVGKRGVYYDVVFDIGRDPVTGKRKQKWLRGFRTKKEAEAALAQAIAEVERGTYIDPEKVTLAEYLKEWHAARKHKLSLRTWERYGQLIEHWLIPHLGGIPLRKLSPVHLEKFISAMLEADRLDGKGKISPTTVRHAALVLNKALRDAVKKRLIPYNPMEAVDKPRKARKEPPALKEGELRRLMSAAEGTYLYAPITLAVYTGARLGEILGLRWRDVDFEAGCIFILQALKRNLKGELYFDEPKTPRSRRRIEIGPACLAALRKQKKLQAEWKLKAGSAWQETGLVCTREDGSPIDPHAFSSAFRKLASKLGIDANFHALRHTHATMLLKAGVHLKIVSERLGHASVAITGDLYSHVLPGMQGGAAQLVEEELNGR, from the coding sequence GTGCGTGGGAGCATCCGCAAGCGGGTGGGCAAGAGGGGAGTCTACTACGACGTGGTGTTCGACATCGGCAGAGACCCGGTGACGGGGAAGCGCAAACAGAAGTGGCTGCGGGGCTTCAGGACGAAGAAAGAAGCGGAAGCAGCCTTAGCCCAGGCCATAGCCGAGGTGGAGAGGGGCACTTACATCGACCCGGAGAAGGTCACCCTGGCGGAGTACCTGAAGGAGTGGCACGCTGCCCGCAAGCACAAGCTTTCCCTGCGCACCTGGGAGCGGTACGGGCAGCTCATCGAGCACTGGCTCATCCCACACCTTGGGGGCATCCCCCTGCGCAAACTCTCGCCGGTCCACCTGGAGAAGTTCATAAGTGCCATGCTGGAAGCGGACCGGCTTGACGGTAAGGGGAAGATCTCTCCCACCACCGTGAGGCACGCCGCTCTGGTTCTGAACAAGGCCCTGCGCGACGCGGTGAAGAAGCGCCTCATACCTTACAACCCCATGGAGGCGGTGGACAAGCCGCGTAAGGCGAGGAAGGAGCCACCGGCCCTGAAGGAAGGGGAGCTGCGCAGGCTCATGTCAGCCGCCGAGGGCACCTACCTCTACGCGCCCATCACCTTGGCCGTCTACACCGGCGCGAGGCTGGGGGAGATCCTGGGGCTCAGGTGGCGGGACGTGGACTTCGAGGCCGGTTGCATCTTCATCCTCCAGGCGCTCAAGAGGAACTTGAAAGGGGAGCTCTACTTCGACGAGCCCAAGACGCCGAGATCCAGGCGGAGGATAGAGATAGGCCCCGCCTGCCTGGCGGCGCTCAGGAAGCAGAAAAAGCTACAGGCCGAGTGGAAGCTCAAGGCGGGTTCGGCGTGGCAGGAGACAGGGCTGGTCTGCACAAGGGAGGACGGAAGCCCCATCGACCCTCACGCGTTCTCCAGCGCCTTCCGCAAGCTGGCCTCAAAACTCGGCATCGACGCCAACTTCCACGCGCTCAGGCACACCCACGCCACCATGCTCCTGAAGGCCGGAGTTCACCTGAAGATCGTCTCGGAAAGGCTGGGGCATGCGTCCGTAGCCATCACCGGCGACCTGTACTCCCACGTGCTGCCGGGGATGCAGGGAGGAGCAGCCCAGCTCGTGGAGGAGGAGCTTAACGGACGTTAG
- a CDS encoding helix-turn-helix domain-containing protein, producing the protein MIRCKLSAILGERRIKIRELERRSGVSLNTLLSLYHERAKGVTFDVLDRICKALDIQPGDLLVRVPDEGGEKK; encoded by the coding sequence GTGATTCGCTGCAAGCTATCGGCCATTCTCGGAGAGCGCCGGATAAAGATCCGGGAGCTGGAGAGGCGTAGCGGGGTTTCTCTCAACACGCTGCTTTCGCTTTACCACGAGAGGGCCAAGGGAGTAACCTTCGACGTGCTCGACCGCATCTGCAAGGCCCTGGACATCCAGCCCGGAGACCTGCTGGTTCGCGTGCCGGATGAAGGTGGTGAAAAGAAGTGA
- a CDS encoding helix-turn-helix domain-containing protein, which translates to MPGQSETRHVARRIIEQAVLDALKGDQGALLFLARACDQDGYERYVFEVAGIDPQKVWDWVVKKLSTTPKERPETKLQALRRSYGLTLKELSRRVGISATFLGLLERGEKRASPATRELLAQHFNVPEHELFDPEGYARKGGNE; encoded by the coding sequence ATGCCAGGCCAGAGTGAGACAAGGCACGTGGCCAGGAGGATAATCGAGCAGGCGGTCCTGGACGCACTGAAAGGCGACCAAGGAGCCTTACTCTTCCTGGCCCGTGCCTGCGACCAGGACGGTTACGAACGCTACGTCTTCGAAGTGGCGGGCATCGATCCCCAGAAGGTCTGGGACTGGGTGGTGAAAAAGCTCAGCACCACGCCAAAGGAGAGACCCGAGACTAAGCTTCAGGCACTGCGTCGGAGCTACGGTCTCACACTCAAAGAGCTTTCCCGCAGGGTTGGAATCTCCGCCACCTTCCTCGGTTTGCTGGAGCGGGGGGAGAAGAGAGCTTCACCCGCCACGAGGGAACTCCTGGCACAGCACTTCAACGTGCCCGAGCACGAACTCTTCGACCCGGAAGGGTACGCCAGGAAAGGGGGTAACGAGTGA
- a CDS encoding helix-turn-helix domain-containing protein: MSEVPREGGGKVKLTRLKLLRLRRGLTCAEVARKLGYQRTYLSAIENGSVRAGEALRKTLAHFFACGEHELFDESGYARPE, translated from the coding sequence GTGTCTGAGGTGCCGCGAGAGGGAGGGGGGAAAGTGAAGCTCACCAGGCTCAAGCTTCTTCGTTTGCGGAGAGGGTTGACCTGCGCTGAGGTGGCCAGGAAGCTCGGCTACCAGAGAACTTACCTCAGCGCCATAGAAAACGGCAGCGTGAGAGCAGGAGAAGCGCTTCGCAAGACGCTTGCTCACTTCTTCGCCTGCGGGGAGCACGAACTCTTCGACGAGAGCGGGTATGCCAGGCCAGAGTGA
- a CDS encoding CHC2 zinc finger domain-containing protein codes for MASVACSIDLFQLAREVSLLEVIRHFAPGLELTRKGRELVACCPFHPDREPSFYVNPAKNVFFCFGCGAGGDGVEFVARTLGLGRLEAARAIVQEFGLVAGSRCGARRESAAGLRRARIAKAVADRLEREIADAYRDLCLIIRTTEKTLARALAEKDVKTVENLAELVKSLPWLTHVADLLYSNDPEERLAALEEARRWI; via the coding sequence ATGGCCAGTGTAGCATGCAGTATTGATCTTTTTCAACTAGCACGCGAGGTTTCCCTTCTAGAAGTAATTCGCCACTTCGCCCCCGGCCTGGAACTCACCAGGAAGGGCCGGGAGCTGGTAGCGTGTTGCCCCTTCCACCCGGACCGCGAACCTTCCTTCTACGTCAACCCCGCCAAGAACGTCTTTTTCTGCTTCGGCTGCGGCGCGGGGGGCGACGGCGTTGAGTTCGTGGCCCGCACCCTTGGGCTGGGGCGGCTGGAGGCGGCCAGGGCCATCGTTCAAGAATTCGGCCTGGTGGCAGGTTCGCGGTGCGGGGCGCGGCGGGAGTCGGCGGCGGGCCTCCGCCGGGCCAGGATCGCCAAGGCGGTTGCCGACCGGCTGGAGCGCGAGATCGCGGACGCATACCGGGACTTATGCCTGATAATCCGCACGACCGAGAAAACCCTGGCCCGGGCGCTTGCCGAGAAGGATGTAAAGACCGTCGAGAACCTGGCCGAGCTGGTGAAGTCCCTTCCTTGGCTCACGCACGTGGCTGACCTGCTCTACAGCAACGACCCCGAAGAGCGGCTGGCCGCCCTGGAGGAGGCGAGAAGATGGATCTGA
- a CDS encoding excisionase family DNA-binding protein, with translation MADRIAYSIPEFAAAVGLGKSLIYELVKRGEIPSIRVGRRILIPRSAAEEWLRRKMEEQK, from the coding sequence ATGGCAGACCGCATCGCATACTCAATTCCCGAGTTCGCAGCGGCGGTTGGGTTGGGGAAAAGCTTGATCTATGAACTTGTGAAGCGCGGCGAGATCCCCTCGATACGTGTCGGCAGAAGAATCCTCATCCCGCGAAGCGCGGCTGAAGAGTGGTTGCGGCGCAAAATGGAGGAGCAAAAATAA
- a CDS encoding CBS domain-containing protein: protein MFVRDCMTANPITITKDTPIFQALEIINKHKIRHLPVVQDGKLIGIVTERGLLRISPSPASTLSVYELNYILAKLTVAEAMVKNPITTTPDTPIEEAALVMREHKIGCLPVLEKGQLVGIITQTDMVEALVRLFNLRKAGSRLVIEATDRIGVLAEITSFFREKGISIRSLATLEREPGVYHLTLRLNIPDARDLARELESMGYKIISVS from the coding sequence ATGTTCGTGCGCGACTGCATGACGGCCAACCCCATAACCATTACCAAGGATACTCCTATTTTTCAAGCACTGGAGATCATCAACAAGCACAAAATCCGCCACCTCCCTGTGGTACAGGACGGCAAGCTCATCGGTATAGTCACCGAGCGGGGACTCTTACGCATCTCCCCGTCGCCTGCTTCTACCTTAAGCGTCTACGAGCTCAATTACATCCTGGCTAAACTCACTGTGGCCGAAGCCATGGTAAAAAACCCCATAACCACCACGCCGGACACCCCCATCGAAGAAGCAGCTTTAGTCATGCGGGAGCACAAGATAGGCTGCCTTCCAGTTCTGGAGAAGGGGCAGCTGGTGGGCATCATCACCCAGACGGACATGGTAGAAGCTCTGGTGCGCCTCTTCAACTTGCGTAAGGCGGGTTCGCGCCTAGTGATAGAGGCCACCGACCGCATAGGGGTGCTGGCGGAAATAACTTCCTTCTTCCGGGAGAAGGGGATCAGTATCCGTAGCCTGGCTACCTTGGAGCGGGAGCCAGGGGTTTACCACCTGACCTTGAGGCTTAATATTCCCGACGCGCGGGACTTGGCGCGGGAGCTGGAAAGCATGGGCTACAAGATAATCTCCGTAAGCTAA
- the scfA gene encoding six-cysteine ranthipeptide SCIFF, translating to MKRHVKTLIMGSKPRLGGCGECQASCQSACKTSCTVGNQSCKQVK from the coding sequence ATGAAGCGGCACGTCAAGACTTTAATCATGGGAAGCAAGCCTCGCTTGGGCGGTTGCGGCGAGTGCCAGGCCTCTTGCCAGTCGGCCTGCAAGACCTCCTGCACGGTGGGCAACCAGAGCTGCAAGCAGGTCAAGTAA
- the scfB gene encoding thioether cross-link-forming SCIFF peptide maturase: protein MVHLFCLRGEKLAFDPVSGSLHQLDEAAWRVVSLLLEGKDPLAEGKELEEAYREVEELRSEGLLFTPDRFSSLYEPPSFAPKSLCLMVAQACNLRCNYCFAGEGDYGAAGIMSEEVARSAVDFLLESAGPRRTVEIDFFGGEPLLNFPVVVATVRYGKERARKLGKEISFTLTTNAVLLDEEKERFLLEEEVNLVLSLDGRPEVHDRFRRFPDGTGSYRQVLDNIRRCYHNWAFRPRSSYCYLRGTFTRMNLDFSRDFKHLADQGFRHISLEPVVAPPSAPYALREEDLPQLLTEYEELLTIYLERWQQGEEVYFFHFELDPTGGPCLNKRLTGCGAGFSYVAVDIKGDLYPCHQFVGREEFRLGSLKEGLTRPDLVDEFRHAHVYRKTPCSSCWARFFCGGGCHAAAYFVNGSLLEPYSLGCALMRRRLECALYALAHKKASVLPNSEKAI from the coding sequence GTGGTTCACCTTTTCTGCCTGCGCGGGGAAAAGCTAGCCTTCGATCCGGTGAGCGGGTCGCTACACCAATTGGACGAGGCTGCCTGGCGGGTGGTCTCTTTACTGCTGGAGGGAAAGGACCCTCTGGCTGAAGGAAAGGAGCTGGAAGAGGCCTACCGGGAGGTAGAGGAGCTACGCTCGGAGGGGCTCCTTTTCACCCCTGACCGTTTTTCTTCCCTCTACGAGCCGCCCTCCTTTGCTCCTAAGTCTTTGTGCCTGATGGTGGCCCAGGCCTGCAATCTGCGCTGCAACTACTGCTTCGCCGGGGAAGGGGACTACGGCGCGGCAGGGATCATGTCGGAAGAAGTGGCAAGGTCTGCGGTGGACTTCCTGCTAGAATCTGCCGGACCCCGGCGCACGGTGGAGATAGACTTTTTCGGCGGCGAGCCCCTTTTAAACTTTCCTGTGGTGGTCGCCACCGTGCGCTACGGCAAGGAAAGGGCGCGGAAGCTGGGCAAGGAGATCAGCTTCACCCTCACCACCAACGCCGTCCTACTCGACGAAGAGAAGGAGCGCTTTCTCCTGGAGGAAGAGGTGAACTTGGTTTTAAGCCTCGACGGAAGGCCCGAGGTGCACGATCGTTTTCGCCGCTTCCCCGACGGTACGGGCTCCTACCGACAGGTTTTGGACAACATCCGCCGCTGCTACCATAACTGGGCTTTCCGTCCCCGTTCCTCTTACTGCTATCTGCGCGGGACCTTTACACGGATGAATCTGGACTTCTCCCGCGACTTCAAGCACCTGGCAGACCAGGGGTTCCGCCACATTTCCCTAGAACCGGTGGTGGCCCCTCCCTCAGCCCCTTATGCCTTGAGAGAAGAGGATCTGCCACAGCTGCTGACCGAGTACGAGGAACTGCTGACAATCTACCTGGAGCGGTGGCAACAGGGAGAGGAAGTTTACTTCTTCCACTTCGAGCTTGACCCAACTGGAGGCCCTTGCCTTAACAAGCGGCTCACCGGTTGTGGAGCAGGCTTTTCCTACGTGGCGGTGGACATCAAAGGTGACCTTTACCCCTGCCACCAGTTCGTGGGAAGGGAAGAATTCCGCCTAGGTAGCCTGAAAGAGGGGCTTACCCGGCCCGATCTGGTGGATGAGTTTCGCCACGCCCACGTTTACCGCAAGACCCCCTGCTCCTCCTGCTGGGCACGCTTCTTCTGCGGCGGGGGCTGCCACGCTGCCGCCTACTTCGTCAACGGCAGCCTGCTCGAACCTTATTCTTTGGGGTGCGCGCTCATGCGGCGTCGCCTGGAATGCGCCCTTTACGCGCTAGCGCACAAAAAAGCTTCGGTCTTGCCAAATTCGGAAAAAGCCATATAA
- a CDS encoding M23 family metallopeptidase — translation MAGALFLWWWSGRGWLLEVNGSPVGAVASPAIVNAAVAELAKTTRLPEKVKLKDKITYRRLWWPCRQVLSLAELKERLRGRLSFCAEAVAVGVNGRPCFFFPDEATAKAFLEEVRKLYTVKPGVPASFAEKIRLVKKEVPLGKLMTLAEALKLVKQGERVEEKYTIKEGDTFWDLANSLGLSVEDIIACNPNLDPWHLQPGQEIKLVRERPYLTVVQTYTERREEEVPFPVQREYTDQLPPGKVEVVQPGVPGKCEKVYEVVAQNGREISRRLVETKEITPPQAQVKKLGRRILLASRGGGHSGFIWPASGSITSPFGPRWGGFHTGIDIGAPYGAPVIAAASGRVIRAGWYAGYGETVDIDHGGGVVTRYAHLSAIYVGVGEWVVQGQRIGSIGMTGRATGSHLHFEVIIGGVPRDPQRYLP, via the coding sequence GTGGCCGGTGCTCTATTCCTCTGGTGGTGGTCAGGAAGGGGATGGCTCCTGGAGGTTAACGGCAGCCCGGTAGGAGCGGTGGCTTCACCCGCTATAGTTAACGCGGCGGTTGCCGAACTCGCCAAGACCACGCGGCTACCGGAGAAGGTAAAGCTGAAGGATAAAATTACTTACCGGCGCCTGTGGTGGCCGTGCCGCCAGGTTCTTTCCTTGGCGGAGCTAAAAGAGAGGCTGCGCGGGCGCCTTTCCTTTTGTGCCGAAGCGGTGGCGGTGGGGGTAAACGGCAGGCCTTGCTTCTTCTTCCCTGACGAGGCTACGGCCAAAGCTTTCTTGGAGGAAGTGCGCAAGCTTTACACGGTAAAACCCGGTGTACCCGCCTCTTTTGCCGAGAAGATAAGGCTTGTCAAGAAAGAGGTGCCGTTGGGGAAGCTCATGACCCTGGCGGAGGCTTTGAAGCTGGTAAAGCAAGGGGAGCGGGTGGAGGAGAAGTACACGATCAAGGAAGGGGATACCTTCTGGGATCTGGCCAATTCTTTGGGACTGAGCGTGGAGGACATCATCGCCTGCAACCCGAACCTTGATCCCTGGCACCTGCAACCAGGGCAGGAAATAAAGCTTGTACGGGAGCGCCCCTACCTCACGGTGGTGCAGACTTACACCGAACGCCGTGAGGAAGAGGTGCCCTTCCCAGTGCAAAGAGAGTATACCGACCAGCTGCCCCCGGGCAAGGTAGAGGTGGTCCAGCCAGGGGTTCCGGGTAAGTGCGAGAAAGTTTACGAAGTGGTGGCCCAGAACGGCCGGGAGATCAGCCGGCGTCTGGTAGAAACCAAGGAGATTACCCCTCCTCAGGCCCAGGTGAAAAAGCTGGGGCGGCGCATTCTCCTGGCCTCGCGTGGCGGCGGGCACTCCGGCTTCATCTGGCCAGCCAGCGGCTCCATTACCTCTCCTTTTGGTCCCCGCTGGGGAGGTTTTCACACCGGCATCGACATAGGCGCCCCTTACGGAGCGCCAGTAATAGCGGCGGCGAGCGGTAGAGTAATTAGAGCGGGATGGTACGCCGGCTACGGGGAAACGGTAGATATCGATCACGGCGGCGGAGTAGTCACCCGTTACGCTCACCTCAGTGCCATCTACGTGGGCGTAGGGGAATGGGTAGTCCAGGGACAGCGGATAGGTTCCATCGGCATGACGGGGCGGGCTACGGGATCCCACCTACACTTCGAAGTGATCATCGGCGGAGTACCCCGCGACCCGCAGCGCTACCTACCGTAA